One Magnetospirillum sp. 15-1 DNA window includes the following coding sequences:
- a CDS encoding EAL domain-containing protein, translating to MSDDQELLKAIAQVRRSPYGKRVVHVFTSWAKGDPKHAEKLAKGRDLVSRNLFNIPDSGCFVLSSGDMVFICAQVSAAVIQTVCSRLETLFFGEESPRVNSYGEAKYFKVFDAGRDLAKLITSVKALVSVAPVASRPAIGLKEFEAVVRVIRDSDIRAMIFNQPVYRWAGKKPGIEYLEFFASLDQMRKAACPEHDIAGNPALFHLIKAELDLRLMRIISREIGEYRHKAFSINLLGTSLLSKEFETFMDGIPARLSGKIFAEIDRGDFLQHSADLDALTRRASELNVPLCVDGLSLSDLRVFRLPAGAEFAKIKWSEQITTLPHRDLEVAIRAIKEYGPEKVVLTRCDSERALDFAQAMGIPFVQGYLADKMFRAGINFNEGRSQEELPAAAVTPPRRSAPAIPAQRASVCPA from the coding sequence ATGAGTGACGATCAGGAGTTGCTGAAGGCCATCGCCCAGGTGCGCCGCTCGCCCTACGGCAAGCGGGTGGTCCATGTCTTCACGTCGTGGGCCAAGGGCGATCCCAAGCATGCCGAGAAGCTGGCCAAGGGCCGCGATCTGGTTTCCCGCAATCTGTTCAACATTCCCGATTCCGGCTGCTTCGTCCTGTCGTCGGGCGACATGGTGTTCATCTGCGCCCAGGTTTCGGCGGCGGTGATCCAGACCGTGTGCTCGCGCCTCGAGACCCTGTTCTTCGGCGAGGAGAGCCCCCGGGTCAACAGCTATGGCGAGGCCAAGTATTTCAAGGTCTTCGACGCCGGCCGCGATCTGGCGAAGCTGATCACCTCGGTCAAGGCGCTGGTCTCGGTGGCTCCGGTGGCCTCCCGGCCGGCCATCGGGCTGAAGGAGTTCGAGGCCGTCGTCCGGGTCATCCGCGACAGCGACATCCGCGCCATGATCTTCAATCAGCCGGTCTATCGCTGGGCCGGGAAGAAGCCGGGGATCGAGTACCTGGAATTCTTCGCCTCCCTGGACCAGATGCGCAAGGCCGCCTGCCCCGAGCACGACATCGCCGGCAATCCGGCGCTGTTCCACCTGATCAAGGCCGAGCTGGACCTGCGTCTGATGCGGATCATCAGCCGCGAGATCGGCGAGTACCGCCACAAGGCCTTCTCCATCAACCTGCTGGGCACCAGCCTGCTGTCCAAGGAATTCGAGACCTTCATGGACGGCATTCCCGCCCGGCTGTCGGGCAAGATTTTCGCCGAGATCGACCGGGGGGATTTCCTGCAGCATTCGGCCGATCTGGACGCCCTGACGCGCCGGGCGTCCGAACTGAACGTGCCGCTGTGCGTCGACGGCCTGTCCCTGAGCGATCTGCGGGTGTTCCGCCTGCCGGCCGGGGCCGAGTTCGCCAAGATCAAGTGGTCCGAGCAGATCACCACCCTGCCGCACCGGGATCTGGAGGTGGCCATCCGCGCCATCAAGGAATACGGCCCGGAGAAGGTGGTGCTGACCCGCTGCGACAGCGAGCGGGCGCTGGACTTCGCCCAGGCCATGGGCATCCCCTTCGTGCAGGGCTATCTGGCGGACAAGATGTTCCGCGCCGGCATCAACTTCAACGAGGGGCGCAGCCAGGAGGAGCTTCCCGCCGCGGCGGTCACCCCGCCGCGCCGATCAGCTCCAGCCATTCCTGCTCAGAGAGCGTCGGTATGCCCAGCTTGA
- the ligA gene encoding NAD-dependent DNA ligase LigA, protein MSRAPIPVAALTPFEARIEHAELAEKIARWDQAYHGQDAPEVTDDIYDAARRRLGEIGERFPELTARSPIRDKVGAAPAEGFGKLVHAVPMLSLDNAFAPEDVVEFDAKVRRFLGLADDAELAYVAEPKIDGLSINLRYEKGEFVSAATRGDGTEGEDVTRNLETFPAGQLPRTLAPDAPAVIEIRGEVFMTKADFLALNQRQEAAGEKVFANPRNAAAGSLRQLDPKVTASRPLSLFAYAMGEASSPPASSHWGYLERLRAWGFMVNPLIRRCDGVAGLLAAYESLGEARASLPYDIDGIVYKVDDLELQKRLGFVSRSPRWAIAHKFPAEQATTVLEAIDIQVGRTGALTPVARLTPVNVGGVVVSNATLHNEDEIARKDVRIGDTVIVQRAGDVIPQIVGVVPGKPRGPAAYVYPEVCPVCGAHAVRPEGEVIRRCTGGLTCEAQAKERLKHFVSRNAFDIEGLGEKNIEFLWERGWVRAPADIFKLRDRNDGEPLQKLENFEGWGKRSTEKLFESIRTRARMGLERFIFALGIRQIGEATAKRLARHYGSLDTWRAAMLAGTDEAAAELTSIEDIGPSVAQDLLDFFKEAHNVAAVDELVAAMRDLGGAVEDAKVIEATASPVAGKAVVFTGTLVTMTRPEAKARAEALGAKVVGSVSKKTDYVVVGADAGSKAAEAVKLGIPTLSEQEWLELIGAAG, encoded by the coding sequence ATGAGCCGAGCCCCCATTCCCGTCGCCGCCCTGACTCCGTTCGAAGCCCGCATCGAGCATGCCGAGCTGGCCGAGAAGATCGCCCGCTGGGACCAGGCCTATCACGGCCAGGACGCCCCCGAGGTCACCGACGATATCTATGATGCCGCCCGCCGCCGCCTGGGCGAGATCGGGGAGCGTTTCCCCGAACTGACCGCCAGGAGCCCGATCAGGGACAAGGTGGGTGCCGCCCCGGCCGAAGGCTTCGGCAAGCTGGTGCACGCCGTGCCCATGCTGAGCCTGGACAACGCCTTCGCGCCCGAGGACGTGGTCGAGTTCGACGCCAAGGTCAGACGCTTCCTGGGCCTTGCGGACGACGCGGAACTGGCCTACGTGGCCGAGCCCAAGATCGACGGCCTGTCCATCAACCTGCGTTACGAGAAGGGCGAGTTCGTCTCGGCCGCCACGCGGGGCGACGGGACGGAAGGCGAGGACGTCACCCGCAACCTGGAAACCTTCCCCGCAGGCCAGTTGCCCCGCACGCTGGCCCCCGACGCGCCGGCGGTGATCGAAATCAGGGGCGAGGTCTTCATGACCAAGGCCGATTTCCTGGCGCTCAACCAGCGGCAGGAAGCGGCGGGAGAGAAGGTCTTCGCCAATCCCAGGAACGCCGCCGCCGGCAGCTTGCGCCAGTTGGACCCCAAGGTCACGGCGTCACGGCCGCTGTCGCTGTTCGCCTATGCCATGGGCGAGGCGTCCAGCCCGCCCGCCTCCAGCCATTGGGGGTATCTCGAGCGCCTGCGGGCCTGGGGTTTCATGGTCAATCCGCTGATTCGCCGCTGCGATGGCGTGGCGGGACTGCTGGCCGCCTATGAGTCCTTGGGCGAGGCTCGCGCCTCGCTTCCCTACGACATCGACGGCATCGTCTACAAGGTGGACGATCTGGAACTGCAAAAGCGCCTGGGCTTCGTGTCGCGCAGCCCCCGCTGGGCCATCGCCCACAAATTCCCCGCCGAGCAGGCCACCACAGTGCTGGAGGCCATCGACATCCAGGTGGGCCGCACCGGAGCGCTGACTCCGGTGGCACGCCTGACCCCGGTCAACGTGGGCGGCGTGGTGGTGTCCAACGCCACGCTCCACAACGAGGACGAGATCGCCCGCAAGGACGTGCGCATCGGCGACACGGTGATCGTGCAGCGGGCCGGCGACGTCATTCCGCAGATCGTCGGCGTGGTGCCGGGCAAGCCGCGTGGTCCCGCCGCCTATGTCTATCCCGAAGTGTGCCCGGTGTGCGGCGCCCATGCGGTGCGGCCCGAGGGCGAGGTGATCCGCCGCTGCACCGGCGGCCTGACCTGCGAGGCCCAGGCCAAGGAGCGGCTGAAGCATTTCGTGTCGCGCAACGCCTTCGACATCGAGGGACTGGGCGAGAAGAACATCGAGTTCCTGTGGGAGCGCGGCTGGGTGCGCGCCCCCGCCGACATCTTCAAGCTCAGGGACCGCAACGACGGCGAGCCTCTGCAAAAGCTCGAGAACTTCGAGGGTTGGGGCAAGCGCTCCACCGAGAAGCTGTTCGAGTCCATCCGCACCCGCGCCCGCATGGGCCTTGAACGCTTCATCTTCGCCCTGGGCATCCGCCAGATCGGCGAGGCCACCGCCAAGCGCCTGGCGCGGCATTACGGCAGCCTGGACACCTGGCGCGCCGCCATGCTGGCCGGCACGGACGAGGCGGCGGCGGAACTGACCAGCATCGAGGATATCGGCCCCTCGGTGGCCCAGGACCTGCTGGATTTCTTCAAGGAAGCGCACAACGTCGCCGCGGTGGACGAACTGGTCGCCGCCATGCGGGACCTGGGCGGTGCCGTCGAGGACGCCAAGGTCATCGAGGCCACCGCCTCGCCCGTCGCCGGCAAGGCGGTGGTGTTCACCGGCACCCTGGTCACCATGACCCGGCCCGAGGCCAAGGCCCGCGCCGAGGCGTTGGGCGCCAAGGTGGTGGGCAGCGTGTCGAAGAAAACCGATTACGTGGTGGTGGGTGCCGATGCCGGTTCCAAGGCCGCCGAGGCGGTCAAGCTGGGCATACCGACGCTCTCTGAGCAGGAATGGCTGGAGCTGATCGGCGCGGCGGGGTGA
- the ftsZ gene encoding cell division protein FtsZ produces the protein MLTFLPGAHQELKPRITVVGVGGAGGNAVNNMILSRLEGVEFIVANTDSQSLGQSRTERRIQLGNQVTQGLGAGSRPDIGRAAAEESLEEILGQIGGANMVFITAGMGGGTGSGAAPVIARAAREQGILTVGVVTKPFHFEGAHRMRTAEGAIEELQQFVDTLIIIPNQNLFRVATERTTFADAFKMADDVLYSGVRGVTDLMIMPGLINLDFADIRTVMSEMGKAMMGTGEAEGDKRAIDAAEAAISNPLLDDTSMKGARGVLINITGGMDMTLFEVDEAANRIRDEVDPDANIIFGSTFDEKLNGKMRVSVVATGIASEAAAQAKPTVISLVTPAAPAPRPEVARPAAAQAQAPFFRPQAQPAAAQSAAAMSAPVMSAPAMSAPAMSAPAATAHAHQPAHRPAVAAQLQPELDIGRPEQMMRAEPMVRGEARHEPELRLESDMRAEQPEMEARHEPVLGRPQPEMKDLHKALSEISEAASAPTLAPQPPQETRRMGGLLDRLVNRHRAPAQPAPQPQPQPQPRMEARREPTASRAGEDLDIPAFLRRQAN, from the coding sequence ATGCTGACTTTCCTTCCCGGAGCTCACCAAGAGCTCAAGCCTCGAATCACCGTGGTGGGCGTGGGTGGTGCCGGCGGCAACGCCGTCAACAACATGATTCTGTCGCGGCTTGAAGGCGTCGAGTTCATCGTCGCCAACACCGATTCCCAGTCGCTCGGCCAAAGCCGCACCGAACGGCGCATCCAGCTGGGCAATCAGGTGACGCAGGGGTTGGGCGCCGGTTCGCGTCCCGACATCGGCCGCGCCGCCGCCGAGGAAAGCCTCGAGGAAATCCTCGGCCAGATCGGCGGGGCCAACATGGTGTTCATCACCGCCGGCATGGGCGGCGGCACCGGCTCGGGCGCCGCTCCGGTCATCGCGCGGGCCGCGCGTGAGCAGGGCATCCTGACGGTCGGCGTGGTGACCAAGCCCTTCCACTTCGAAGGCGCGCACCGCATGCGCACAGCAGAGGGCGCCATCGAGGAACTGCAGCAGTTCGTCGACACCCTGATCATCATCCCGAACCAGAACCTGTTCCGCGTCGCCACCGAGCGCACCACCTTCGCCGATGCCTTCAAGATGGCCGACGACGTGCTGTATTCCGGCGTGCGCGGCGTTACCGACCTGATGATCATGCCCGGCCTGATCAACCTGGACTTCGCCGACATCCGCACCGTGATGAGCGAGATGGGCAAGGCCATGATGGGCACCGGCGAGGCCGAGGGCGACAAGCGCGCCATCGACGCCGCCGAGGCCGCCATCTCCAACCCGCTGCTCGACGACACCTCCATGAAGGGGGCGCGCGGCGTGCTGATCAACATCACCGGCGGCATGGACATGACCCTGTTCGAGGTCGACGAGGCCGCCAACCGCATCCGCGACGAGGTCGATCCCGACGCCAACATCATCTTCGGCTCGACCTTCGACGAGAAGCTGAACGGCAAGATGCGGGTCTCGGTGGTCGCCACCGGCATCGCCTCGGAAGCCGCCGCCCAAGCAAAGCCCACCGTCATTTCGCTGGTCACTCCCGCCGCCCCGGCTCCCCGTCCCGAAGTGGCGCGTCCCGCCGCCGCCCAGGCCCAGGCGCCGTTCTTCCGGCCGCAGGCCCAGCCGGCCGCCGCCCAGTCCGCCGCAGCCATGTCGGCTCCGGTCATGTCGGCTCCGGCCATGTCGGCTCCGGCCATGTCGGCGCCGGCCGCCACCGCCCATGCGCATCAGCCGGCTCACCGTCCCGCGGTGGCCGCCCAGCTCCAGCCCGAACTGGATATCGGGCGTCCCGAGCAGATGATGAGGGCCGAGCCCATGGTGCGCGGCGAAGCCCGCCACGAGCCCGAACTGCGGCTCGAGTCGGACATGCGGGCCGAGCAGCCCGAGATGGAGGCCCGCCACGAGCCGGTCCTCGGCCGTCCGCAGCCCGAGATGAAGGACCTGCACAAGGCGCTGTCCGAGATCAGCGAAGCCGCCTCCGCCCCGACCCTGGCGCCGCAGCCGCCCCAGGAGACCCGGCGCATGGGCGGTCTGCTCGACCGTCTGGTCAACCGTCACCGCGCCCCGGCCCAGCCGGCGCCCCAGCCCCAGCCGCAGCCCCAGCCGCGCATGGAGGCCCGGCGCGAGCCCACCGCCAGCCGGGCGGGCGAGGACCTGGACATTCCGGCCTTCCTGCGCCGCCAGGCCAACTGA
- the lpxC gene encoding UDP-3-O-acyl-N-acetylglucosamine deacetylase, protein MSQIVTNLRPEAKPSSESMRQRTLKSAIGCTGIGLHSGAKVTMVLHPAEAGTGIRFRRVDIAGGGAIVPALWSSVGDTRMNTCLKNEAGVVVGTVEHLMSALAGMQIDNCLIEINGPEVPVMDGSAAPFLFLIECAGVVEQNAPRQAIRILKRVTIKDGERVASLTPSSGFSVRFEIDFGASAISRQEFFVNLSRGTFKAEISRARTFGFEQEVAMLRSHGLARGGSLDNAVVIDSTGTKVLNDDGLRYQDEFVRHKVLDAVGDLYLAGAPLLGHYHGVRAGHAVTNQLLRALFADSSAWELTSIAPGSAAAPFAAAPLALAANG, encoded by the coding sequence GTGAGTCAGATCGTCACCAATCTGCGTCCCGAAGCCAAGCCCTCCTCCGAATCCATGCGTCAGCGGACCTTGAAGAGCGCCATCGGCTGCACCGGCATCGGCCTGCATTCCGGCGCCAAGGTGACCATGGTCCTGCATCCCGCCGAGGCCGGCACCGGCATCCGCTTCCGCCGCGTCGACATCGCCGGCGGCGGCGCCATCGTCCCGGCCCTGTGGTCGTCGGTGGGCGACACCCGCATGAACACCTGCCTGAAGAACGAGGCCGGCGTGGTGGTCGGCACCGTCGAACACCTGATGAGCGCCCTGGCCGGCATGCAGATCGACAATTGCCTGATCGAGATCAACGGCCCGGAAGTGCCGGTGATGGACGGTTCGGCCGCCCCCTTCCTGTTCCTCATCGAATGCGCCGGCGTGGTCGAGCAGAACGCTCCCCGTCAGGCCATCAGGATCCTCAAGCGCGTGACGATCAAGGACGGCGAGCGCGTCGCCTCGCTGACCCCGTCCTCGGGCTTCTCGGTGCGCTTCGAGATCGATTTCGGCGCCTCGGCCATCTCGCGCCAGGAATTCTTCGTCAACCTGTCGCGCGGCACCTTCAAGGCGGAAATCTCCCGCGCGCGGACCTTCGGGTTCGAGCAGGAAGTGGCCATGCTGCGCTCCCACGGTCTGGCCCGCGGCGGTTCGCTGGACAACGCGGTGGTGATCGACAGCACCGGCACCAAGGTGCTCAATGACGACGGCCTGCGCTATCAGGATGAATTCGTCCGTCACAAGGTGCTGGACGCGGTGGGCGACCTCTATCTGGCCGGCGCCCCCCTGCTGGGCCATTATCACGGCGTGCGCGCCGGTCATGCCGTCACCAATCAGTTGCTGCGCGCCCTGTTCGCCGACAGCAGCGCCTGGGAACTGACCTCCATCGCCCCCGGCTCGGCCGCCGCGCCGTTCGCCGCCGCGCCGCTGGCCCTCGCCGCCAACGGCTGA
- a CDS encoding outer membrane protein assembly factor BamD yields MRHRSATSRFLPALALSAALATGLGACSEKKPEYVERPVEELYNEAMDLVDANEYYKAAQLFDEVDRQHPYSVWATKAQLMSAYALYERNKYDDAIVALDRFIQLHPGNKSIAYGYYLKGLCYYEQIADVGRDQKLTEQALKILQEVVDRFPTTPYARDAMLKIDLARDHIAGKEMNVGRYYQHLEHHLAALNRFKLVAEQYQTTTHVPEALYRMVEIYTALGLDQEAARAAAVLGHNFPGSEWYEDAYTMVEHGNINPSGASKKGWTDSLSFWSDDKAKPKPKADDPAKTSGGWFNWAKFW; encoded by the coding sequence ATGCGCCATCGCTCAGCCACCTCCCGTTTCCTGCCGGCCCTCGCCCTGTCGGCGGCCCTGGCCACCGGATTGGGGGCATGCAGCGAGAAGAAGCCCGAATATGTCGAGCGCCCGGTGGAGGAGCTCTACAACGAGGCCATGGATCTGGTCGACGCCAACGAATACTACAAGGCCGCCCAACTGTTCGACGAGGTGGACCGCCAGCATCCCTATTCGGTGTGGGCGACCAAGGCGCAGTTGATGAGCGCCTATGCGCTGTACGAACGCAACAAGTACGACGACGCCATCGTCGCCCTGGACCGCTTCATCCAGTTGCATCCGGGCAACAAGAGCATCGCCTACGGCTACTACCTCAAGGGCCTGTGCTATTACGAGCAGATCGCCGATGTGGGCCGCGACCAGAAGCTCACCGAGCAGGCGCTGAAGATCCTGCAGGAAGTGGTCGACCGCTTCCCCACCACGCCCTATGCCCGCGACGCCATGCTGAAGATCGACCTCGCCCGCGACCATATCGCCGGCAAGGAAATGAATGTCGGCCGCTACTACCAGCACCTCGAACACCATCTGGCGGCGCTCAACCGGTTCAAGCTGGTGGCCGAGCAGTACCAGACCACTACCCACGTGCCCGAGGCGCTGTATCGCATGGTGGAAATCTACACCGCCCTGGGCCTGGACCAGGAGGCGGCGCGCGCCGCGGCGGTGCTGGGCCACAATTTCCCCGGCAGCGAGTGGTACGAAGACGCCTACACCATGGTCGAGCACGGCAACATCAACCCGTCGGGCGCCTCGAAGAAGGGTTGGACCGACTCGCTGTCCTTCTGGTCCGACGACAAAGCCAAGCCCAAGCCCAAGGCCGACGATCCCGCCAAGACCAGCGGCGGCTGGTTCAACTGGGCCAAGTTCTGGTAG
- a CDS encoding response regulator transcription factor, which produces MITVLVAVMNGDRAAVRTVLVDDHGIVRTAIRRALEGMAWIDVVGEADDGVAAIRLIADAKPDLIILDLSMPGLDGMDIIPLVKRRSPTSRIVVLTGTQDGATMKRAFALGADAYTLKAGGWQDLEMAIAEVVAGRRYVSPSARLVLDMGEEGPASAVGAVAPLSGRERQVLKLLAEGYTNQKVAGILGISVKTVDRHRENIMNKLGVRTPVALAAIALREGLVV; this is translated from the coding sequence GTGATCACGGTATTGGTGGCGGTGATGAATGGTGATCGGGCGGCTGTTCGGACTGTGCTGGTTGACGATCACGGGATTGTGCGGACGGCGATCCGGCGCGCCTTGGAGGGCATGGCGTGGATCGACGTGGTCGGCGAGGCCGATGACGGCGTGGCGGCAATTCGCCTGATCGCCGACGCCAAGCCCGATCTGATCATCCTGGATCTTTCCATGCCGGGGCTTGATGGGATGGACATCATTCCCCTGGTGAAGCGGCGCAGCCCGACCAGTCGGATCGTCGTGCTGACCGGGACGCAGGACGGGGCGACCATGAAGCGGGCCTTCGCCCTGGGAGCCGACGCCTACACCTTGAAGGCGGGCGGCTGGCAGGACCTGGAGATGGCCATCGCCGAGGTGGTGGCCGGCCGGCGTTACGTGTCGCCTTCGGCCCGTCTGGTGCTGGACATGGGCGAGGAGGGGCCGGCATCGGCCGTCGGCGCGGTGGCGCCGCTTTCGGGGCGCGAGCGTCAGGTGCTGAAACTGCTGGCCGAGGGCTACACCAACCAGAAGGTGGCGGGAATTCTGGGGATCAGCGTCAAGACGGTGGACCGGCACCGCGAGAACATCATGAACAAGTTGGGGGTGAGGACACCGGTGGCCCTGGCGGCCATCGCCCTGCGGGAGGGGCTGGTGGTGTGA
- the recN gene encoding DNA repair protein RecN has translation MLTALSIRDVVLIERLDLSFDGGLSVFTGETGAGKSILLDSLGLALGARAESGLVRHGTAQAVVTAEFDPPANHPARTLLAEQDMEAAEGPLLLRRVLTADGRSRAYVNDQPVSVGLLRKVGDELVEIHGQFESHGLLDSATHLGVLDSFAGQAEIRTALAGAWTTWRDAARARAEAEADLARAKAEEEHLRQVHEDLAALAPKPGEEAELAASRAVMMHGEKLLEAMNAAQGALTHKGEVEASLRSAARALERVAEKAEGKLDPVIAALDRAAQEASEATNLLERASAEIDLDPRHLEKVEERLFALRAAARKHQLAVDELPLLLDRLGRQLAQLEGGGDGLARLARAEQAARTAYLEQARALSKARLGAAARLDKAVAAELPPLKLDKARFQTRVTQVDEAQWGPSGLDQVGFEVATNPGSAPGPLGKIASGGELSRFMLALKVVLARISSTPTIVFDEVDSGIGGAVAAAVGERLGRLAESLQILVVTHSPQVAARGGHHYRVAKAEAAGKVATGVERLSPEARREEVARMLSGEVITDHARAAADALMV, from the coding sequence ATGCTGACCGCGCTGTCGATCCGCGACGTCGTCCTGATCGAGCGGCTTGATCTCTCCTTCGACGGGGGATTGTCGGTGTTCACCGGCGAGACCGGCGCCGGCAAATCCATCTTGCTGGACTCCCTGGGGCTGGCCTTGGGAGCCCGCGCCGAATCCGGTCTGGTCCGCCATGGCACCGCCCAGGCGGTGGTGACCGCCGAGTTCGATCCCCCCGCCAACCACCCCGCCCGCACCTTGCTGGCCGAACAGGACATGGAGGCCGCCGAAGGGCCGCTGCTGCTCCGCCGGGTGCTGACCGCCGACGGCCGGTCGCGCGCCTATGTCAACGACCAGCCGGTCAGCGTCGGGCTGCTGCGCAAGGTCGGCGACGAGCTGGTGGAGATTCACGGCCAGTTCGAAAGCCACGGCCTGCTGGATTCCGCCACCCATCTGGGCGTGCTGGATTCCTTCGCCGGGCAGGCCGAAATCCGCACCGCCCTCGCCGGCGCCTGGACCACCTGGCGCGACGCCGCCCGCGCCCGCGCCGAGGCCGAGGCCGATCTGGCCCGTGCCAAGGCGGAGGAGGAGCACCTGCGGCAGGTGCACGAGGACCTCGCCGCCTTGGCCCCCAAGCCGGGGGAGGAGGCGGAACTGGCCGCCAGCCGCGCCGTGATGATGCATGGCGAGAAGCTGCTCGAGGCCATGAACGCCGCCCAGGGCGCCCTGACCCACAAGGGTGAGGTGGAGGCGTCCTTGCGCTCCGCCGCCCGTGCCCTGGAGCGCGTCGCCGAGAAGGCCGAGGGCAAGCTGGACCCGGTGATCGCCGCCCTGGACCGCGCCGCCCAGGAAGCCTCGGAGGCCACCAACCTGCTGGAGCGCGCCTCCGCCGAGATCGACCTCGATCCCCGCCATCTGGAAAAGGTCGAGGAGCGGCTGTTCGCCCTGCGCGCCGCCGCCCGCAAGCATCAGTTGGCCGTCGACGAACTGCCGCTGCTGCTCGACCGCCTGGGTCGCCAACTGGCCCAGCTGGAAGGCGGCGGCGACGGCCTCGCCCGGCTGGCCCGCGCCGAACAGGCGGCCCGCACCGCCTATCTGGAACAGGCCCGCGCCCTGTCCAAGGCCCGCCTTGGCGCCGCCGCCCGGCTGGACAAGGCGGTGGCCGCCGAACTGCCGCCCCTGAAGCTGGACAAGGCCCGCTTCCAGACCCGCGTCACCCAGGTGGACGAGGCCCAATGGGGGCCTTCCGGCCTGGATCAGGTCGGCTTCGAGGTCGCCACCAATCCCGGCTCGGCTCCCGGTCCGTTGGGCAAGATCGCCTCGGGCGGTGAGCTGTCACGCTTCATGCTGGCCCTGAAAGTAGTGCTGGCCCGCATTTCCTCGACGCCGACCATCGTCTTCGACGAGGTGGATTCCGGCATCGGCGGCGCCGTGGCCGCCGCCGTCGGCGAGCGCCTGGGCCGTCTGGCCGAGTCCTTGCAAATCCTGGTGGTCACCCATTCCCCCCAAGTGGCGGCCAGGGGCGGCCACCACTACCGCGTCGCCAAGGCCGAAGCGGCCGGCAAGGTCGCCACCGGCGTCGAACGCCTGTCGCCCGAAGCGCGGCGCGAGGAAGTCGCCCGCATGCTGTCGGGCGAGGTCATCACCGACCACGCCCGCGCCGCCGCCGATGCGCTGATGGTGTGA
- a CDS encoding autotransporter outer membrane beta-barrel domain-containing protein — protein sequence MITSKLLPVLAAAGTLAAINPAFAGCDVTPVTQQASTAASTNTAGLIASRVTSVVTGGGGFTASSGGGATGGGTTPGGTSTGSGGPTLNTAPTPTSSSCGATTTPPPDNLTEDEATSRQGSSAAANKSGKINSVWVASSVTWLKKTDRNGDFGGTITNGIVGYDRRLTESLIGGLAVGYEKVLINTKYVANGGSVEGDTVSFSPYLGYSINDWLVADGVAGYARITYRFKSNATEIGDATANRIFGAGNLTAYTRYDDTLLKATLGYLRIAEFQGNYTTNANTFNRDSLANFGQVRATLAAGHDLKTSYGVFTPNVFARYEYDLPHAQKVDLANSYRSSNDPDGVVFGVGLDFLVSDFKVNVGASTSQFRENLESYSLDATVRYAF from the coding sequence ATGATCACCAGTAAATTGCTTCCGGTTCTTGCCGCGGCGGGGACCTTGGCCGCGATCAATCCCGCCTTCGCCGGTTGCGACGTCACGCCGGTGACGCAGCAGGCCTCCACCGCCGCCAGCACCAATACCGCCGGCCTGATCGCCAGCCGCGTCACCTCGGTGGTCACCGGCGGAGGCGGATTCACCGCATCCTCCGGCGGAGGAGCCACCGGCGGAGGAACCACTCCCGGAGGCACCTCGACCGGCAGCGGCGGCCCGACCCTGAACACCGCGCCGACCCCCACGTCCTCGTCCTGCGGAGCAACGACCACTCCGCCCCCGGACAACCTCACTGAGGATGAGGCCACCTCCAGGCAGGGCTCCAGCGCCGCCGCCAACAAGTCGGGAAAGATCAATTCCGTGTGGGTCGCCAGTTCGGTTACCTGGCTGAAGAAGACCGACCGCAACGGCGATTTCGGCGGCACCATCACCAACGGCATCGTCGGCTATGACCGCCGCCTGACCGAAAGCCTGATCGGCGGCCTCGCCGTCGGCTACGAGAAGGTGCTGATCAACACCAAGTACGTCGCCAACGGCGGCTCGGTGGAGGGCGATACGGTCTCGTTCTCCCCCTATCTGGGCTACAGCATCAACGACTGGCTGGTCGCCGACGGCGTCGCCGGCTATGCCCGCATCACCTACCGCTTCAAGTCCAACGCCACCGAGATCGGCGACGCCACCGCCAACCGCATCTTCGGTGCCGGCAACCTCACCGCCTACACGCGGTATGACGACACCCTGCTCAAGGCCACCCTCGGCTATTTGCGCATCGCCGAGTTCCAGGGGAACTACACCACCAACGCCAACACCTTCAACCGCGATTCCCTGGCCAATTTCGGTCAGGTCCGCGCCACCCTGGCCGCCGGCCACGACTTGAAGACCAGCTACGGCGTGTTCACCCCCAACGTGTTCGCCCGCTATGAATACGATCTGCCCCATGCCCAAAAGGTCGATCTGGCCAATAGCTACCGCAGCAGCAACGATCCCGACGGCGTGGTGTTCGGCGTCGGCCTCGACTTCCTTGTCAGCGACTTCAAGGTGAACGTCGGAGCCAGCACCTCCCAGTTCCGCGAAAACCTGGAAAGTTACAGCCTGGACGCCACCGTCCGTTACGCTTTCTGA